In the genome of Gadus chalcogrammus isolate NIFS_2021 chromosome 21, NIFS_Gcha_1.0, whole genome shotgun sequence, one region contains:
- the LOC130374121 gene encoding LOW QUALITY PROTEIN: myelin transcription factor 1-like protein (The sequence of the model RefSeq protein was modified relative to this genomic sequence to represent the inferred CDS: inserted 3 bases in 2 codons; substituted 1 base at 1 genomic stop codon), translated as THTLDSSRSEKKESKCPTPGCDGTGHVTGLYPHHRSLSGCPHKDRVPPEILAMYENVLKCPTPGCSGRGHVNSNRNSHRSLSGCPIAAAEKIAKVHEKSSNLSDSSSKSNQASDRVLRPMCFVKQLEIPQYGCKNNVPTSTPRSNLAKELEKYSKTSYEYGSYDGQHPVYGKRQGLPSRSHHGRDASPKAYDVKRYCKTSSPASSTTSSYAPSSSSSLSCGLGGVAGLGGVAGPGGVASSASSTCSKSSFDYTHDMEAAHMAATAILNLSTRCRELPQVLAGRSQEPLAQSPEADLDDGGLDLDGDLGVXEGSGTVLTPLEPMSPQRQALLQSRGFQLGXAAEGWDLPVDYTKLKALGHDPNAESEELDPFQDLLEEQRYSEVSMSSSKHKYSPCKEVKKELLTXEHSSTPCCRTPCLSFTLCSDVLFFLRLSSCQLADKNLRGLMSTNPQDLKCPTPGCDGSGHITGNYASHRSLSGCPRAKKSGVKILHSKEDKDDQEPIRCPVPGCDGQGHVTGKYASHRSASGCPLAAKRQKDGYANGYANGAQFAWKSGKTDGMSCPTPGCDGSGHVSGSFLTHRSLSGCPRASLAMKKTRMTGVEMLTIKQRASRGIENDEDIKQLDEEIKDLSESNSQVQSDMINLRTQIVSMETSLRSMEEENKAIEQQNDSLLHELASLSQSLISSLANIQLPHMRPLPPKETPPKLDSCVHTSPREPMNEQNFDSYVSTLTDMYSHQDQYQSPENKALLENIKQAVQGIQV; from the exons acacacaccctagacTCCTCTAGGTCAGAGAAGAAGGAGAGCAAGTGTCCGACCCCGGGCTGCGACGGGACGGGTCACGTGACCGGCCTCTACCCCCACCATCGCAGCCTTTCTGGATGTCCCCACAAAGACCGGGTCCCGCCTGAGA TCCTGGCCATGTATGAGAATGTGCTCAAGTGTCCTACGCCCGGCTGCTCCGGACGCGGTCACGTCAATAGCAACAGGAACTCCCACCGCAG TCTTTCCGGGTGTCCAATCGCTGCTGCTGAGAAGATCGCCAAGGTCCACGAGAAGAGCAGCAACTTGAGTGACAGCAGCTCAAAGTCCAATCAGGCATCAGACCGCGTGCTGAG GCCCATGTGCTTCGTGAAGCAGCTGGAGATCCCGCAGTACGGCTGTAAGAACAACGTGCCGACCAGCACGCCGCGCTCCAACCTGGCCAAGGAGCTGGAGAAGTACTCCAAGACCAGCTACGAGTACGGCTCCTACGACGGCCAGCACCCCGTCTACGGCAAGAGGCAGGGCCTGCCGTCCCGGTCGCACCACGGCCGCGACGCCTCGCCCAAGGCCTACGACG tGAAGCGCTACTGTAAGACGTCCAGCCccgccagcagcaccaccagcagctacgcccccagcagcagcagcagcctgagctgtggcctggggggcgtggccgggctggggggcgtggccggcccggggggcgtggccagcaGCGCCAGCAGCACCTGCAGCAAGAGCAGCTTCGACTACACCCACGACATGGAGGCAGCGCACATGGCCGCCACCGCCATCCTCAACCTGTCCACGCGCTGCCGCGAGCTGCCCCAGGTGCTGGCGGGGCGGAGCCAGGAGCCGCTGGCCCAG AGTCCCGAGGCGGACCTTGATGACGGGGGTCTGGATCTGGACGGGGACCTGGGGG CGGAGGGCAGCGGGACGGTACTGACCCCCCTGGAGCCCATGTCCCCCCAGCGCCAGGCCCTGCTGCAGAGCCGGGGCTTCCAGCTGGG GGCGGCGGAGGGCTGGGACCTCCCGGTCGACTACACCAAGCTCAAGGCCCTGGGGCACGACCCCAACGCAGAG agcGAGGAGCTGGACCCCTTCCAGGACCTCCTGGAGGAGCAGCGCTACTCTGAGGTTTCCATGTCCAGCTCCAAACACAAGTACAGCCCCTGtaaggaggtgaagaaggagctCCTCACGTAAGaacactcctccaccccctgctgTAGGACACCCTGCCTCTCCTTCACCCT ATGTTCTGATGTTCTGTTTTTCCTCAGACTCTCCAGCTGCCAGCTGGCCGACAAGAACCTCCGCGGACTGATGAGCACCAACCCCCAGGACCTCAA GTGTCCCACCCCAGGCTGTGATGGATCAGGACACATAACAGGGAACTATGCATCCCATAGGAG TCTGTCCGGTTGCCCCCGGGCCAAAAAGAGCGGCGTCAAAATCCTCCACAGCAAGGAAGACAAAGACGACCAGGAACCAATCAG GTGCCCGGTCCCGGGCTGTGACGGACAGGGTCATGTGACGGGGAAGTACGCGTCCCACCGCAGCGCGTCGGGCTGCCCCCTGGCGGCCAAGCGGCAGAAGGACGGCTACGCTAACGGCTACGCTAACGGCGCCCAGTTCGCCTGGAAGTCGGGGAAGACGGACGGCATGTCGTGTCCCACGCCGGGCTGCGACGGCTCGGGGCACGTCAGCGGCAGCTTCCTGACGCAccgcag TCTCTCCGGTTGTCCGCGGGCTTCGCTGGCCATGAAGAAGACGAGGATGACCGGCGTGGAGATGCTGACCATcaaacagagagccagcagag ggatcGAGAACGATGAGGACATCAAGCAGCTGGACGAGGAGATTAAAGACCTGAGTGAGTCCAACAGCCAGGTGCAGTCGGACATGATCAACCTGAGGACACAG atcgtctccatggagaccagCCTGCGctccatggaggaggagaacaaggcCATCGAGCAGCAGAACGACTCGCTGCTCCACGAGCTCGCCAGCCTCAGCCAATCACTGATCAGCAGCCTGGCCAACATCCAGCTGCCCCACATG AGACCACTGCCTCCCAAAGAGACCCCCCCTAAACTAGACTCCTGTGTACACACCAGCCCCAGA gaGCCGATGAACGAGCAGAACTTCGACTCCTACGTCAGCACGCTGACGGACATGTACAGCCACCAGGACCAGTACCAGAGCCCGGAGAACAAGGCCCTGCTGGAGAACATCAAGCAGGCCGTGCAGGGCATCCAGGTGTAG